The following proteins are co-located in the Acidobacteriota bacterium genome:
- the nrfD gene encoding polysulfide reductase NrfD produces MHAERFPTKRWWIAFSVALAFLGLLVFALTTLFYAGMGIAGINQPVGWGSFIINFVFWIGIGHAGTLISAVLFLFRQQWRTGINRAAEAMTLFAVACAGIFPIIHLGRAWFAYWLVPYPNARGPLWVNFSSPLAWDIFAISTYGLVSLAFWYMGMLPDLATVRDRATHPWRKKIYNALSFNWTGSHRAWRHYESAYMILAALATPLVFSVHTIVSFDFATSVIPGWHATIFPPYFVIGAIFSGFAMVITLMTFMRGYFGMKNYITLNHMEDMAKILMLTGMLVGFAYCTEFFMAWYSGSEWEGFIFSNRAFGPYWWAFAIMFTCNAIVPQVFWWKAMRRHTVVLFVVSILVNIGMWFERYVIVVTSLHRDFLPSSWGMYSLTFWDYAILAGSFGLFFTLFLLFVRFLPVVAISEVKGVMDPKVARSHSTPAAAAALQEA; encoded by the coding sequence ATGCACGCCGAACGGTTTCCCACGAAGCGGTGGTGGATCGCGTTCAGCGTGGCGCTGGCGTTCCTCGGCCTCCTCGTCTTCGCGCTGACCACGCTCTTCTACGCCGGCATGGGCATCGCCGGCATCAACCAGCCGGTCGGCTGGGGCTCGTTCATCATCAACTTCGTCTTCTGGATCGGCATCGGGCACGCCGGCACGCTCATCTCGGCCGTTCTGTTCCTCTTCCGGCAACAGTGGCGGACCGGCATCAACCGGGCCGCGGAGGCGATGACGCTGTTTGCGGTCGCCTGCGCGGGGATCTTCCCGATCATCCATCTCGGGCGCGCGTGGTTCGCCTACTGGCTCGTGCCGTACCCCAACGCGCGCGGCCCTCTCTGGGTCAACTTCAGCTCGCCGCTCGCCTGGGACATCTTCGCCATCTCCACCTACGGACTCGTGTCGCTCGCGTTCTGGTACATGGGGATGCTCCCCGACCTCGCCACCGTGAGGGACCGCGCGACCCACCCGTGGCGGAAGAAGATCTACAACGCGCTGAGCTTCAACTGGACCGGGTCCCACCGGGCGTGGCGGCACTACGAGTCGGCGTACATGATCCTCGCCGCTCTCGCGACGCCGCTGGTCTTCTCGGTCCACACCATCGTCTCCTTCGACTTCGCGACTTCGGTCATACCGGGGTGGCACGCGACGATCTTCCCGCCGTACTTCGTCATCGGCGCCATCTTCTCGGGTTTCGCGATGGTCATCACGCTGATGACCTTCATGCGCGGCTATTTCGGGATGAAGAACTACATCACCCTGAACCACATGGAGGACATGGCGAAGATCCTCATGCTCACGGGCATGCTCGTCGGCTTCGCCTACTGCACCGAGTTCTTCATGGCCTGGTACTCCGGGAGCGAGTGGGAAGGGTTCATCTTCAGCAACCGCGCCTTCGGGCCGTACTGGTGGGCGTTCGCGATCATGTTCACGTGCAACGCGATCGTCCCGCAGGTCTTCTGGTGGAAGGCCATGCGACGCCACACGGTGGTGCTCTTCGTGGTGTCGATCCTCGTGAACATCGGGATGTGGTTCGAACGCTACGTCATTGTCGTGACGTCGCTGCACCGCGACTTCCTCCCTTCGTCCTGGGGCATGTACTCGCTCACGTTCTGGGACTACGCGATTCTCGCCGGGTCCTTCGGCCTCTTCTTCACGCTCTTCCTCCTCTTCGTTCGCTTCCTGCCGGTGGTCGCGATCTCCGAGGTGAAGGGCGTGATGGACCCGAAGGTCGCCAGGAGCCACTCAACTCCCGCCGCCGCCGCGGCGCTTCAGGAGGCGTGA
- a CDS encoding cytochrome c family protein translates to MNGTTTPVRVIALLVTLAAMGTLAYAFSNARMGYEPRQPILFSHPRMAGPPVWETNAQGERVNVGGFGIPCVYCHTMPYKGRHSTVPSTAVCMNCHSAVGLSKEWVLKMKDYWDRGQPIPWVKVHDLPDFVYFDHAAHVNAKDDQGRPVLPLTDAQGQPMVVCENCHGQVEEMAMVSVQHAFNMQWCLNCHRDPATKASTDCIACHR, encoded by the coding sequence ATGAACGGAACGACAACGCCCGTCCGCGTCATCGCGCTGCTCGTGACGCTCGCCGCGATGGGCACCCTCGCCTACGCGTTCAGCAACGCGCGCATGGGCTACGAACCGCGCCAGCCCATTCTGTTCTCGCACCCGCGCATGGCCGGACCGCCCGTCTGGGAGACCAACGCGCAAGGCGAACGGGTCAACGTCGGCGGCTTCGGCATCCCGTGCGTCTACTGCCACACCATGCCCTACAAGGGCCGCCACTCCACGGTGCCCTCGACGGCCGTCTGCATGAACTGCCATTCGGCCGTCGGGCTCAGCAAGGAGTGGGTGCTCAAGATGAAGGACTACTGGGATCGCGGCCAGCCGATCCCGTGGGTCAAGGTGCACGACCTGCCCGACTTCGTCTACTTCGACCACGCGGCGCACGTGAACGCGAAAGACGACCAGGGGAGGCCCGTGCTCCCGCTCACCGACGCGCAGGGTCAGCCGATGGTCGTCTGCGAGAACTGCCACGGCCAGGTCGAGGAGATGGCGATGGTCTCCGTGCAACACGCCTTCAACATGCAGTGGTGCCTCAACTGTCACCGCGACCCGGCGACGAAGGCATCGACCGACTGCATCGCGTGCCACCGATGA
- a CDS encoding 4Fe-4S dicluster domain-containing protein gives MTPNDSGTQPDAPGLDRREFLRMSAIAAAGTLASAGCQPAQEATIPFHDMPESLVGGIGRARFFRTVIDGSPVLVRTREGRPILVAPSAHDASGRGLSVRHHAALMDLYDPDRARAPLMVRRSAGPVLETNWTTVNAEVVSKLTSAGPKAVLLTGPLNSPALADAIASLSRLTGLRHVVWTPLESEAAHLAWQEAFGDPRVAKPRLDQVDLIVGLGAEFLDRPEAGLERDFAVRRAPDADGGLRMNRFVQLEGRLTLTGANADARIRVRDSHLGALGAALAHELIVVERMGPLAGNAEVENALAPFAIDLVARTTGVDPGALRGLASELAAAQGKALVVGGGSASASTTGPALELAALLLNVTVGAFDAGLFEAEAAATPTSGSGAALAALCADMLAGRVEMLLVAGVNPAYDAPAFASAAGHGGEAKAGTFAEAVSKVPYVVSLNDRIDETSLLADVLAPASHPFECWGDAALPRGIFAVQQPVIQPLFATRGLLDLLVEWVAAVGDPIAVAAAASAARAAASLPPVAEAAPATSPSAAWHYLRATWASRLGLEASAPAFDAAWSEVLRSGGWAPSAASGTDDDPVATPAIARGVAPAALALLGAPPSAAPASSTLELQLYPHHALGDGRSGNNAWLQEFPDPITRISWGGALSIAPRRFDEMGLANGDLVEIDVGHATLVAPAYRHAGMHHDQVALPLGLGRSACGAIGDGVGPNAFPLRLLAGGQILSAGLSVTVRKASGHEPLAFAQGSDVIDRDRRPLVPTTTLSAYEANPRSGTEQQAGGPSAWPGHDYPNARWAMAIDLSTCTGCGKCVIGCQAENNVPVVGRQGIINGREMSWMRIDRYYDAPAKDGRWGAEVWDGPLEVVEEPRTLFQPMLCQHCENAPCETVCPFVATMHSADGLNQQIYNRCTGTRYCANNCPFKVRRFNFWEYSKAQESAFFRWLVPNIARNAELNTRAPMQMKNNPEVTVRSRGVMEKCSFCVQRIMAARSEAISEGRANPNFPDGAVVPACMEACPSGAITFGDVNAPGSRVAALAAHPRAMRLLDALGVKPSVSYLTKVRNDQA, from the coding sequence ATGACTCCGAACGACAGCGGCACGCAGCCGGACGCCCCTGGCCTCGACCGGCGCGAGTTCCTGCGGATGAGCGCCATCGCGGCGGCCGGGACGCTCGCGAGCGCCGGGTGCCAGCCAGCGCAGGAGGCGACGATTCCGTTTCACGACATGCCGGAGAGCCTTGTCGGCGGCATCGGACGGGCCCGCTTCTTCCGCACCGTGATCGACGGCTCGCCCGTCCTGGTCCGTACGCGCGAGGGTCGGCCGATCCTGGTGGCGCCAAGCGCGCACGATGCGAGCGGTCGGGGCCTGAGCGTCCGCCACCATGCGGCGCTCATGGATCTCTACGACCCCGACCGCGCACGCGCGCCCTTGATGGTGAGGCGCAGCGCGGGGCCAGTGCTCGAGACCAACTGGACCACCGTCAATGCCGAGGTCGTCTCGAAGCTCACGTCCGCCGGCCCGAAGGCGGTCCTGCTGACCGGTCCCTTGAACAGCCCGGCCCTGGCCGACGCGATCGCCAGCCTCTCGAGGCTGACCGGCCTCAGGCACGTCGTGTGGACGCCGCTCGAATCGGAGGCCGCTCACCTGGCCTGGCAGGAAGCCTTCGGCGACCCCAGGGTCGCCAAACCGCGACTCGACCAGGTCGACCTCATCGTCGGGCTCGGCGCGGAGTTCCTCGATCGACCCGAGGCTGGCCTCGAGCGTGACTTCGCCGTCCGTCGTGCGCCGGATGCCGATGGCGGTCTCCGGATGAACCGGTTCGTCCAGCTCGAAGGCCGCCTCACGCTGACCGGCGCCAACGCCGACGCGCGCATCCGCGTCCGCGACTCGCATCTCGGGGCGCTCGGAGCGGCGCTCGCCCACGAGCTCATCGTCGTCGAGCGGATGGGCCCGCTGGCCGGCAATGCCGAGGTCGAGAACGCGCTCGCGCCGTTTGCGATCGACCTTGTTGCGCGGACGACGGGCGTCGACCCCGGGGCGCTGAGAGGCCTCGCGAGCGAGCTCGCCGCGGCACAGGGGAAGGCGCTCGTCGTCGGTGGCGGCTCGGCGAGCGCCTCGACCACGGGCCCGGCGCTCGAACTCGCGGCGCTGCTGTTGAACGTCACGGTCGGGGCCTTCGATGCCGGCCTCTTCGAAGCGGAGGCCGCAGCGACGCCGACCTCGGGCAGCGGGGCTGCGCTCGCGGCGCTCTGCGCCGACATGCTGGCCGGCCGCGTCGAGATGCTGCTCGTCGCCGGCGTGAACCCGGCCTACGACGCCCCGGCCTTCGCATCGGCCGCTGGTCACGGCGGCGAGGCGAAGGCGGGCACGTTCGCCGAGGCCGTGTCGAAGGTGCCCTACGTCGTCTCGCTGAACGACCGGATCGACGAGACCTCCCTGCTGGCCGATGTGCTCGCGCCCGCGAGCCACCCGTTCGAGTGCTGGGGTGATGCTGCGCTGCCGAGGGGCATCTTCGCCGTGCAGCAGCCCGTCATCCAGCCGCTCTTCGCCACGCGAGGCCTGCTCGACCTGCTCGTCGAGTGGGTCGCCGCCGTGGGCGACCCGATCGCCGTCGCGGCGGCGGCGTCCGCCGCCCGCGCGGCGGCCTCGCTTCCGCCAGTGGCGGAAGCGGCTCCGGCCACGAGTCCGAGCGCCGCATGGCACTACCTTCGGGCGACCTGGGCCTCGCGCCTCGGCCTCGAGGCGTCGGCTCCCGCGTTCGACGCGGCGTGGAGCGAGGTCCTGCGATCGGGTGGGTGGGCGCCGTCTGCCGCCTCCGGAACGGATGATGACCCGGTCGCCACACCCGCCATCGCGCGCGGTGTCGCGCCGGCCGCACTTGCGCTGCTGGGCGCACCGCCCTCCGCTGCACCGGCCTCGTCGACCCTCGAGCTGCAGCTCTATCCGCACCACGCGCTCGGCGACGGGCGCTCGGGCAACAACGCGTGGCTGCAGGAGTTCCCCGATCCGATCACCCGCATCTCGTGGGGAGGTGCGTTGTCGATCGCGCCGCGCCGGTTCGACGAGATGGGCCTCGCCAACGGTGACCTCGTCGAGATTGACGTGGGCCACGCCACGCTCGTCGCGCCGGCGTACCGGCACGCGGGCATGCACCACGATCAGGTGGCGCTTCCGCTCGGTCTCGGCCGCTCGGCGTGCGGCGCCATCGGCGACGGAGTCGGCCCGAACGCTTTCCCGCTGCGATTGCTGGCCGGCGGCCAGATCCTCTCGGCCGGGCTGTCGGTGACCGTTCGCAAGGCCAGCGGCCATGAGCCACTGGCGTTCGCCCAGGGCTCCGACGTCATCGACCGCGACCGTCGGCCGCTCGTGCCCACGACGACGCTCTCGGCGTACGAGGCCAACCCGCGGTCGGGGACCGAGCAGCAGGCGGGCGGCCCGTCGGCCTGGCCCGGGCACGACTACCCGAACGCCCGGTGGGCGATGGCCATCGACCTCAGCACGTGCACCGGCTGTGGCAAGTGCGTCATCGGCTGCCAGGCCGAGAACAACGTCCCCGTCGTCGGGCGGCAGGGGATCATCAACGGGCGCGAGATGTCGTGGATGCGGATCGACCGCTACTACGACGCCCCGGCGAAGGACGGGCGCTGGGGCGCCGAGGTCTGGGACGGCCCGCTCGAAGTCGTCGAGGAGCCGCGGACGCTCTTCCAGCCGATGCTGTGCCAGCACTGCGAGAACGCTCCCTGCGAGACCGTCTGCCCGTTCGTGGCGACCATGCACAGCGCCGATGGGCTGAACCAGCAGATCTACAACCGTTGTACCGGGACCCGCTACTGCGCGAACAACTGCCCGTTCAAGGTGCGGCGGTTCAACTTCTGGGAGTACAGCAAGGCGCAGGAGAGCGCCTTCTTCCGGTGGCTCGTGCCGAACATCGCACGAAACGCCGAGCTGAACACGCGGGCCCCGATGCAGATGAAGAACAACCCGGAGGTGACCGTCCGGAGCCGCGGGGTGATGGAGAAGTGCTCCTTCTGCGTTCAGCGGATCATGGCGGCGCGGTCGGAGGCGATCAGCGAGGGGCGGGCGAACCCCAACTTCCCCGACGGCGCGGTCGTGCCGGCCTGCATGGAAGCCTGCCCGAGCGGCGCCATCACGTTCGGCGACGTCAATGCCCCGGGTTCGCGCGTCGCGGCGCTCGCCGCGCACCCGCGCGCGATGCGGCTGCTCGACGCCCTCGGCGTCAAGCCCTCTGTCTCCTACCTGACGAAGGTGCGCAATGACCAGGCATGA
- the ccoS gene encoding cbb3-type cytochrome oxidase assembly protein CcoS, with amino-acid sequence METIFVLLPLALLIAAIAVGLFIWAAKTGQFDDLETPAVRILFDDEEPRRPGARHVPAGASPAAPSGSPVDSSRRVPE; translated from the coding sequence GTGGAGACGATCTTCGTCCTGCTGCCGCTCGCGCTGCTCATCGCGGCCATCGCCGTGGGGCTGTTCATCTGGGCGGCGAAGACCGGGCAGTTCGACGACCTCGAGACGCCCGCGGTCCGCATTCTCTTCGACGACGAGGAGCCCCGGCGACCCGGGGCACGCCACGTCCCTGCCGGGGCGTCGCCTGCCGCGCCGTCGGGTTCGCCAGTCGATTCGTCAAGGAGGGTTCCCGAATGA